The Rubricoccus marinus nucleotide sequence CAGAACAGCTCCTCGGACGACGAGACGACGTGCGCGCCGGCCTCGATGCACGTCATAAGCTGCTCCTCGATCGCGGGCAGGAACGAGATCGTGGTGTGGAGGACCACGTCCGGCTTGAGCTCCGCAAGCGCCTCCGACGCGTCATCGCGCACGGTCACGCCAGAGGCGTCTTGGCCGAGCACGTCGCCGATGTCGCGGCCGACGCGGTCGGGGTGGAGGTCGAGGGCGCCGACGAGCTGGAGGTCGGAGCGTTGGAGGACGAGGCGGGCGCAGGCCTGGCCGATGGGGCCGAGGCCGAACTGGACGACGCGGAGCATAACGGGGTGTAAGGAGAAGCGCGAAGGTCCCGCCCGGGGCCTGCTGGCGCAAGCCGAGTTGAGCCTCTCGCGAGCCCGCTTGCGTCTTTGGTGATAATCTTGGGGCCATGCCCGATCCCACCGCTCTGCCGCTTTGGCTTCAGACCGCCCTCTCGGATCACCGGGAGGATTTCGACGCCGTCGACCTCGCCTCTGGCGACGCGCTATTCGCGCAAAACGACGCCCCTGACGCGCTTTACGTTGTCCGCGAGGGCACACTGGACGTGCTCGTGCAAGGGGCTGCCGGCCCCAAAGTGGTAGCGCAGGTGGAGGCCGGTGGCGTGGTCGGAGAGATGGGACTCCTAACTGGCCAGCCGCGCACAGCGGGCGTCCGCGCCGCCGCCCCCACGCGCCTCTGGCGCCTGCCGCGCGAGGCCTTCGAGCGGCTCCGCCACGAGTCGCCGGCGTTGGACCGCGCGCTCGCGCAAGAGGCCGTCCCGCGGTGGCAACGTGTGCTCCTGACCACCGCGTTCCAGCGCCTCTTCGGCTCGTCGATCGACGTGAGCGCGTTGCACGACTTGCAGCAGCGCGTCCTCTGGCGGACGCTGGAGAGCGGCGAGGCCGTCTGCCGCCAGGGCGACGAGGGGAACTCGATGTACATCATTGTGAGCGGGCGCGTGCTATTCGAGGTGGAGCGGCCCGATGGGAGCACGTTCGTCGTGGGTGAGGCGGGCGCAGGCGAAGCCGTCGGCGAGTTCGCCCTGATGACCGACGCGCCGCGCTCGGCGTCGGTCGTGGCCGTGCGGCAGACCTCCTACGTCGAGATCGGACGCGAGCTGTTTACCGAGCTCGTGGCCGCGCACCCCGCCATCCTGTTCTCGCTCACGCGCCAGCTCGCCGAGCGCCAGAGGCGCGCCCACACGCACGGCTCCGCCTCGCTCGCGCCGCCCACGCTGACGGTGACGCTGATGCCCACACACGACGGGCTGGACGTCCGGCCTCTGGCGGAGGCTCTGGTCGCGGAGCTGAACCGGACAGGCCGGGCGCGGCTGATCTGCAAGGAGGCCGCAGAGCGGGCGCTCGGGGAGGGGACTGCCGAAACGCGGCAGGGCGACCCGTTGCATGCCGTCATGGTGCAGTGGCTCAACGAGCAGGAAGCGGAAGCCGAGACGCTCGTCTTCCTCGCCGACGCCGACTGGAGCCCGTGGAGCGCCCGCTGCATTAGCCGCTCCGATAGCGTCTTCTTCGTCGCGAGGACCGACGCCGACCCCGCGCCGAGTGCCGCCGAGCGCCGATTGGCCGACTCCGGCTCGCGCGCAGACCGCCGCTTGGTGCTGTGGCATCCGCCGTCCACGGAGGCGCCATCTCACACGCTTCGCTGGCTAGAGCCGCGGCCCGGCTACACGCACTATCACGTCCGCGAGGGCGACGGCGCCCACGTCGCACGCCTCGCGCGGCACATCACGGGGACGGCCGTCGGCCTCGTGCTCGGCGGCGGCGGCGCCAGAGGCTACGCGCACGTCGGGCTGTTCCGCGTCCTGGAGGAAGCCGGGGTGCCGGTGGACTACGTCGGGGGGGCCAGCTTCGGCGCCTTGATCGGCGCCAAGCGCGCGACAGAGATGCCCACGAGCCAGCTCCTGTTGGAGTGCGCGGACTTCGCGGACAACCGCCGGCTCTTCGACCGGACGCTTCCCGTCGTGGCTATGAACGCCTCCCACAGGCTGACGGCGGCTTGCCAGGCGCTCTACGGCGATCAGCAGATCGAGGACCTCTGGGTGCCGTACTTCGCGATGGCGGTCAACCTCACGCGCGGCGAGTCGGTCGTGATCGAGCGCGGGCCGGTGTGGCTGGCCGTCCGGAAGTCCATCGCCGTGCCGGGCATCTTTTCGCCCGTGGTGGAGGACGGGGAGCTGTTCGTGGACGGCGGCGTGCTCAACAACTTCCCCGTGGACGTGATGGTGCGCAAGAGCGGCAGCGACCGCGTCATCGGCGCGCGGATCGCCGCTGGCGGCACCACACCCCGCGAGTACGACATGCTGACGGGGCACTCCGGCT carries:
- a CDS encoding cyclic nucleotide-binding domain-containing protein — its product is MPDPTALPLWLQTALSDHREDFDAVDLASGDALFAQNDAPDALYVVREGTLDVLVQGAAGPKVVAQVEAGGVVGEMGLLTGQPRTAGVRAAAPTRLWRLPREAFERLRHESPALDRALAQEAVPRWQRVLLTTAFQRLFGSSIDVSALHDLQQRVLWRTLESGEAVCRQGDEGNSMYIIVSGRVLFEVERPDGSTFVVGEAGAGEAVGEFALMTDAPRSASVVAVRQTSYVEIGRELFTELVAAHPAILFSLTRQLAERQRRAHTHGSASLAPPTLTVTLMPTHDGLDVRPLAEALVAELNRTGRARLICKEAAERALGEGTAETRQGDPLHAVMVQWLNEQEAEAETLVFLADADWSPWSARCISRSDSVFFVARTDADPAPSAAERRLADSGSRADRRLVLWHPPSTEAPSHTLRWLEPRPGYTHYHVREGDGAHVARLARHITGTAVGLVLGGGGARGYAHVGLFRVLEEAGVPVDYVGGASFGALIGAKRATEMPTSQLLLECADFADNRRLFDRTLPVVAMNASHRLTAACQALYGDQQIEDLWVPYFAMAVNLTRGESVVIERGPVWLAVRKSIAVPGIFSPVVEDGELFVDGGVLNNFPVDVMVRKSGSDRVIGARIAAGGTTPREYDMLTGHSGWRGLWRQINPFARSLRLPTLSRVLTRTLFVGSAPLSDLNSTRTDVTVVLDIHAGLLDFEPYEEIAATGYEQSREPILEWVARQPDLARTPSARRAAA